The proteins below are encoded in one region of Halocatena salina:
- a CDS encoding GNAT family N-acetyltransferase, with product MNVRNATEADATRIYDIARQSIQASYAVSPTAIDVIIEEWFGVETIEDRLDESVIGVAETDDSVVGFAEGTLADDTGELRWLHVHPEERGQKAGTELFEWMRETLHDRGATAVHVRILASNSEGDSFAERFGYERIDQQDTEFGGDDWREHIYAPTAKEAEETDPAEPQNVPSTIDAEGDERFVADDTIPGDAAPFHPVYNDDTYDEQYGFYCSNCGSAVEAADELDRIKCTECGNVHRPDDWDGAYL from the coding sequence ATGAACGTCCGCAACGCAACCGAGGCAGACGCCACGAGGATTTACGATATCGCGCGCCAGTCGATACAGGCGTCGTACGCGGTCAGTCCCACCGCAATCGACGTCATCATTGAGGAATGGTTCGGTGTAGAAACCATAGAGGATCGACTCGATGAGAGCGTGATCGGCGTTGCCGAGACCGATGACTCCGTCGTCGGGTTTGCGGAGGGGACCCTCGCGGACGATACGGGGGAACTGCGGTGGCTCCACGTTCATCCCGAAGAGCGCGGGCAGAAAGCGGGGACGGAGCTGTTCGAATGGATGCGCGAAACGCTCCACGATCGAGGAGCGACCGCTGTACACGTTCGAATTCTCGCCAGCAACTCCGAGGGCGACAGCTTTGCCGAACGATTCGGCTACGAACGAATCGACCAGCAAGACACCGAATTCGGTGGCGATGACTGGCGAGAGCACATCTACGCACCGACCGCCAAAGAGGCGGAGGAGACGGATCCAGCCGAACCTCAGAATGTGCCTTCGACGATCGACGCAGAGGGCGACGAACGATTCGTCGCAGACGACACGATCCCGGGCGATGCTGCACCCTTCCATCCGGTGTACAACGACGATACCTACGACGAACAGTACGGCTTCTACTGTTCGAACTGTGGTTCGGCAGTCGAAGCGGCCGATGAGCTGGATCGGATCAAATGTACGGAATGTGGAAACGTCCACCGACCGGACGACTGGGACGGTGCGTATCTGTAG